The Pantoea phytobeneficialis genome has a segment encoding these proteins:
- a CDS encoding MdtA/MuxA family multidrug efflux RND transporter periplasmic adaptor subunit, with protein MKTNVPRSAFSRWLKWLLLLVVLLIVAGVIWRVVGGHAPGGMPSGGERGGRSGHRPAGGPPGMAMMMGGATLVHSGVASTADVPVYLNALGTVIPNASVTVTSRVAGQLEKVYFTEGQKVAAGQLLAQIDPRSYQATLAQYQGDLAQNQALLKSAELTLTRYKKLYAQDSLARQDLDTQTATVGQYRGAVAADEAQIASAKLDIEYSRITSPVSGRVGLRLVDPGNMIQTTDTTGIVVVTQMQPAAVTFSVPQSNIPQLTKALHNNQSLPATAFDQDNTTVLAQGDVRYIGNQIDTSTGTIELKASFPNEDESLFANQFVNLRLQTDTLKNATVIPAQALQLSSDGSFVFIINKDNTVTRKAVTTGPAFGEDQQAILKGVEPGDRLVTEGIDRLTDGSKVTLADESKPTATAEAK; from the coding sequence ATGAAGACCAACGTACCTCGCTCCGCTTTCTCTCGCTGGCTGAAATGGCTGCTGCTGTTAGTTGTGCTGTTAATTGTCGCTGGCGTGATCTGGCGCGTAGTCGGGGGGCATGCGCCGGGTGGTATGCCATCGGGTGGTGAACGTGGCGGTCGCAGTGGTCATCGTCCGGCCGGTGGTCCTCCGGGCATGGCGATGATGATGGGCGGTGCAACCCTGGTGCATAGCGGTGTGGCCAGTACGGCGGATGTGCCGGTCTACCTTAATGCATTGGGTACGGTGATCCCCAACGCCAGCGTGACCGTCACCAGTCGGGTGGCGGGCCAGCTGGAAAAAGTCTACTTCACCGAAGGACAAAAAGTGGCAGCGGGCCAGTTGCTGGCGCAGATCGATCCGCGCAGTTATCAGGCGACGCTGGCGCAATATCAGGGCGATCTGGCACAGAACCAGGCGTTACTGAAAAGCGCAGAGCTGACGCTGACACGCTATAAAAAACTCTATGCGCAGGACTCGCTGGCGCGTCAGGATCTCGACACGCAAACCGCCACGGTCGGCCAGTATCGGGGTGCGGTGGCTGCCGATGAAGCGCAGATCGCCAGCGCCAAACTGGATATCGAATATTCGCGTATCACCTCGCCGGTCAGCGGTCGCGTCGGCTTACGCCTGGTCGATCCCGGTAATATGATCCAGACCACCGACACCACCGGCATTGTGGTGGTGACACAGATGCAACCGGCGGCGGTGACCTTTAGCGTGCCGCAAAGCAATATCCCGCAGCTGACCAAAGCGCTGCACAACAATCAGAGCCTGCCAGCGACGGCATTTGATCAGGACAACACCACGGTGCTGGCGCAGGGTGACGTGCGCTATATCGGTAACCAGATCGACACCAGCACCGGCACCATCGAACTGAAAGCCAGCTTCCCGAACGAAGACGAGTCGCTGTTTGCTAACCAGTTCGTCAACCTGCGTCTGCAAACCGATACGCTGAAAAATGCCACGGTGATCCCGGCGCAGGCATTGCAGTTGAGTAGCGACGGCAGCTTTGTGTTCATCATCAACAAAGACAACACCGTGACGCGCAAAGCGGTCACCACCGGCCCTGCCTTCGGTGAGGATCAGCAGGCGATCCTGAAAGGGGTTGAACCGGGCGATCGTCTGGTGACGGAAGGTATCGATCGCCTGACCGACGGCAGTAAAGTGACGCTGGCCGATGAGAGCAAACCGACTGCGACCGCCGAGGCCAAATGA